The Anguilla anguilla isolate fAngAng1 chromosome 19, fAngAng1.pri, whole genome shotgun sequence genome has a segment encoding these proteins:
- the ccdc59 gene encoding thyroid transcription factor 1-associated protein 26 homolog, with product MEPLNKFGKNTGKHTAKNINQGKKQLPGFKNKKRKWVPEGKIFDGSVQEGQGFAFKRKQKAQHEYNKLLLKERRKNPVKTSFEHGYPEHLKHLYQAEAEQFRKEEQMNQQRRRRTPAADDVSLEDTPTSHAASQSSSSPDPPLAPPEVAESGRFNLSKKKMRKLTSYQKTREEYERTKEKRAKKKEEALRNKQQREEALKIYKQKKMQTYQILCKKTKKGQPNLNLQMEYLLQRIHNKTQNQTK from the exons ATGGAACCGCTTAATAAATTTGGGAAGAATACAGGAAAACACACTGCGAAGAATATAAatcaggggaaaaaacagctgCCAGGTTTCAAGAATAAAAAGCGCAAGTGGGTTCCAGAAGGAAAAATATTCGACGGAAGTGTACAAGAAG GGCAGGGTTTTGCTTTCAAAAGGAAACAGAAAGCGCAACATGAGTACAACAAACTGCTCCTtaaggagaggaggaaaaatcCAGTTAAAACGTCATTCGAACACGGGTACCCAGAGCACCTGAAACACCTGTACCAGGCGGAAGCGGAACAGTTCAGAAAAGAGGAACAGATGAACcaacagaggaggaggaggactccCGCAGCCGATGACGTTTCTCTAGAGGACACGCCCACCTCTCACGCTGCGTCCCAGTCTTCCTCCTCACCCGACCCGCCCCTTGCCCCGCCCGAGGTAGCAGAGTCCGGCAG ATTTAACCTGAGTAAGAAGAAGATGAGAAAGCTGACTTCTTATCAGAAAACAAGAGAGGAATATGAGAGAACCAAGGAGAAGCGAGCTAAAAAGAAAGAG GAGGCCCTGCGGaacaaacagcagagagaggaggcgctGAAGATctacaaacagaagaaaatgcagACGTACCAGATCCTGTGTAAAAAGACCAAAAAGGGCCAGCCCAATCTCAACCTGCAGATGGAGTACCTGCTTCAGAGAATCCACAATAAGACCCAAAATCAAACCAAGTGA
- the cracr2ab gene encoding EF-hand calcium-binding domain-containing protein 4B isoform X2: MAAFTTPSSSRVSRAAQPKPEALGPGPGLGQSRASDTGLTAMLEKTQEFFLICDMEDKGFITRRDMQRLGGELSLSSDELENVFDTLDADGNGYLTLDEFSSGFSQFLFGRRVSGAEVGGELYQSRGGEKLSGSEDEEERHFCMLMDSLGASNVFQDPGEVRSLWAQVRRDEPHLLSNFEEFLARVTYQIKEANQEKRDMESALKRKAATHDDEIQRLYEEMELQITSEKDRALLQDSERFLSRRQDLETQLTNKEQELQLLFRKERRLDLQCQELQSKQQESRVENVKLKQTNEGLQRELRHTSQELRLTQEQLCVLQEQSSRLHQEREMELYRVTEGMQRERATLLKQLELLREMNKHLQDERDVCYLNSQKKHSRKQRPGLGALKSTERTQRGSEEEEEIPPASSTWRSEDTTGQDLVVSQEGGAMRNRWGQQPLQRIMSIEEDPLPQPLQPGYEAQLQDWSEDEEEEEEERTDLETSRIRPATATTAPDAPLHPLPAGHRAAPLTRRDTPPSPRGQPVGKETIQHEEEAVTCTPDRLFKVVLVGNSSVGKTCLLRRFCDNCFQPGTIATVGIDYSVKTITVENSQVALQMWDTAGQERYRSITKQFFRKVDGVVVMYDITAEQSFTAVRQWLSSVREGAGDGIPIMLLGNKTDRPGEREVETGAGERLAKVFPS, encoded by the exons ATGGCAGCGTTCACAACTCCCAGCTCCAGCAGGGTGAGCCGGGCGGCCCAGCCCAAGCCAGAGGCCCTGGGGCCGGGGCCAGGACTAGGGCAGAGCCGGGCCTCAGACACAGGCCTTACTGCCATGCTGGAGAAGACCCAGGAGTTCTTCCTCATCTGTGACATGGAGGACAAGGGATTCATCACACGCAGAGACATGCAG AGACTTGGTGGAGAGCTGTCTCTAAGCTCAGACGAGCTGGAGAACGTCTTTGACACGCTGGACGCTGACGGAAATGGCTACCTCACACTGGACGAGTTCTCCTCGGGATTCA GCCAGTTCCTGTTTGGCCGGAGGGTTTCTggggcggaggtggggggggagctgtaccagagccgggggggggagaagcTGTCTGgcagtgaggatgaggaggagagacaTTTCTGCATGCTGATGGACAGCCTGGGAGCCAGCAACGTATTCCAGGA CCCTGGGGAAGTGCGCAGTCTCTGGGCCCAGGTGCGTAGGGACGAGCCGCACCTTCTCTCCAACTTCGAGGAGTTCCTGGCCCGGGTCACCTACCAGATAAAGGAGGCCAATCAGGAGAAGAGAGACATGGAGAGTGCCCTGAagag GAAAGCTGCCACACATGATGATGAAATTCAGCGCCTGTATGAAGAGATGGAACTGCAGATCACATCCGAGAAGGACAGGGCGCTCCTGCAG GACTCAGAGCGCTTCCTGTCCCGCAGACAGGACCTGGAGACCCAGCTGACCAACaaggagcaggagctgcagctgctcttcaggaaggagaggagg TTGGACCTGCAGTGTCAGGAGCTGCAGAGTAAACAGCAGGAGAGCAGGGTGGAGAACGTGAAACTCAAACAGACCAATGAGGGGCTGCAGAGGGAGCTCAGACACACCAGCCAGGAGCTCCGCCTCACCCAggagcagctgtgtgtgctgcaggagcAGTCCTCTCGCCTGcaccaggagagagagat GGAGCTGTACAGAGTGACAGAggggatgcagagagagagagccactcTACTCAAACAGCTAGAGCTCCTCAG GGAAATGAACAAACACTTGCAAGACGAACGGGACGTGTGCTACCTG AATTCGCAGAAAAAACATTCGCGCAAGCAGAGGCCTGGTTTAGGCGCTCTGAAAAGCacagagaggacacagagaGGAAG tgaggaagaggaggagataCCCCCGGCCTCCAGCACGTGGCGCTCAGAGGACACGACTGGCCAGGACCTGGTGGTGAgccaggagggcggggccatgAGGAACAGGTGGGGCCAGCAGCCACTGCAGCGAATCATGTCCATCGAGGAAGACCCCCTCCCTCAGCCGCTACAGCCCGGGTACGAGGCCCAGCTGCAGGACTGGAGTgaggacgaagaggaggaggaagaggagcgcaCTGACCTGGAGACGAGCCGCATCCGTCCTgccaccgccaccaccgcccCGGATGCTCCACTGCACCCCCTGCCCGCCGGGCACAGGGCCGCCCCCCTCACCCGCAGGGACACTCCCCCATCTCCAAGGGGACAGCCTGTCGGCAAGGAAACCATCCAGCAT gaggaggaggcagtgaCCTGCACACCAGACCGCCTGTTCAAGGTAGTGCTGGTGGGGAACTCCAGCGTGGGCAAGACCTGCCTGCTGCGCCGTTTCTGTGACAACTGTTTCCAACCGGGCACCATCGCCACCGTGG GCATTGACTACAGTGTGAAGACAATAACAGTGGAGAACAGCCAGGTGGCGCTGCAGATGTGGGACACAGCAGGACAGGAACG gtacCGCAGCATCACCAAGCAGTTCTTCCGCAAGGTGGACGGCGTGGTGGTCATGTATGACATCACCGCTGAGCAGAGCTTCACCGCAGTGAGGCAATGGCTGAGCAGCGTGCGG GAAGGGGCAGGAGACGGCATTCCCATCATGCTCCTGGGGAACAAAACAGACAGGCCAGGCGAAAGGGAGGTGGAGACTGGAGCGGGCGAGAGACTGGCCAAG gtTTTCCCCTCATAA
- the cracr2ab gene encoding ras and EF-hand domain-containing protein homolog isoform X1 produces MAAFTTPSSSRVSRAAQPKPEALGPGPGLGQSRASDTGLTAMLEKTQEFFLICDMEDKGFITRRDMQRLGGELSLSSDELENVFDTLDADGNGYLTLDEFSSGFSQFLFGRRVSGAEVGGELYQSRGGEKLSGSEDEEERHFCMLMDSLGASNVFQDPGEVRSLWAQVRRDEPHLLSNFEEFLARVTYQIKEANQEKRDMESALKRKAATHDDEIQRLYEEMELQITSEKDRALLQDSERFLSRRQDLETQLTNKEQELQLLFRKERRLDLQCQELQSKQQESRVENVKLKQTNEGLQRELRHTSQELRLTQEQLCVLQEQSSRLHQEREMELYRVTEGMQRERATLLKQLELLREMNKHLQDERDVCYLNSQKKHSRKQRPGLGALKSTERTQRGSEEEEEIPPASSTWRSEDTTGQDLVVSQEGGAMRNRWGQQPLQRIMSIEEDPLPQPLQPGYEAQLQDWSEDEEEEEEERTDLETSRIRPATATTAPDAPLHPLPAGHRAAPLTRRDTPPSPRGQPVGKETIQHEEEAVTCTPDRLFKVVLVGNSSVGKTCLLRRFCDNCFQPGTIATVGIDYSVKTITVENSQVALQMWDTAGQERYRSITKQFFRKVDGVVVMYDITAEQSFTAVRQWLSSVREGAGDGIPIMLLGNKTDRPGEREVETGAGERLAKESHFIFYECSAFSGHNVTESMTHLAMILKEQEDREKEKTVQLVGDAPKKRSCCSRQ; encoded by the exons ATGGCAGCGTTCACAACTCCCAGCTCCAGCAGGGTGAGCCGGGCGGCCCAGCCCAAGCCAGAGGCCCTGGGGCCGGGGCCAGGACTAGGGCAGAGCCGGGCCTCAGACACAGGCCTTACTGCCATGCTGGAGAAGACCCAGGAGTTCTTCCTCATCTGTGACATGGAGGACAAGGGATTCATCACACGCAGAGACATGCAG AGACTTGGTGGAGAGCTGTCTCTAAGCTCAGACGAGCTGGAGAACGTCTTTGACACGCTGGACGCTGACGGAAATGGCTACCTCACACTGGACGAGTTCTCCTCGGGATTCA GCCAGTTCCTGTTTGGCCGGAGGGTTTCTggggcggaggtggggggggagctgtaccagagccgggggggggagaagcTGTCTGgcagtgaggatgaggaggagagacaTTTCTGCATGCTGATGGACAGCCTGGGAGCCAGCAACGTATTCCAGGA CCCTGGGGAAGTGCGCAGTCTCTGGGCCCAGGTGCGTAGGGACGAGCCGCACCTTCTCTCCAACTTCGAGGAGTTCCTGGCCCGGGTCACCTACCAGATAAAGGAGGCCAATCAGGAGAAGAGAGACATGGAGAGTGCCCTGAagag GAAAGCTGCCACACATGATGATGAAATTCAGCGCCTGTATGAAGAGATGGAACTGCAGATCACATCCGAGAAGGACAGGGCGCTCCTGCAG GACTCAGAGCGCTTCCTGTCCCGCAGACAGGACCTGGAGACCCAGCTGACCAACaaggagcaggagctgcagctgctcttcaggaaggagaggagg TTGGACCTGCAGTGTCAGGAGCTGCAGAGTAAACAGCAGGAGAGCAGGGTGGAGAACGTGAAACTCAAACAGACCAATGAGGGGCTGCAGAGGGAGCTCAGACACACCAGCCAGGAGCTCCGCCTCACCCAggagcagctgtgtgtgctgcaggagcAGTCCTCTCGCCTGcaccaggagagagagat GGAGCTGTACAGAGTGACAGAggggatgcagagagagagagccactcTACTCAAACAGCTAGAGCTCCTCAG GGAAATGAACAAACACTTGCAAGACGAACGGGACGTGTGCTACCTG AATTCGCAGAAAAAACATTCGCGCAAGCAGAGGCCTGGTTTAGGCGCTCTGAAAAGCacagagaggacacagagaGGAAG tgaggaagaggaggagataCCCCCGGCCTCCAGCACGTGGCGCTCAGAGGACACGACTGGCCAGGACCTGGTGGTGAgccaggagggcggggccatgAGGAACAGGTGGGGCCAGCAGCCACTGCAGCGAATCATGTCCATCGAGGAAGACCCCCTCCCTCAGCCGCTACAGCCCGGGTACGAGGCCCAGCTGCAGGACTGGAGTgaggacgaagaggaggaggaagaggagcgcaCTGACCTGGAGACGAGCCGCATCCGTCCTgccaccgccaccaccgcccCGGATGCTCCACTGCACCCCCTGCCCGCCGGGCACAGGGCCGCCCCCCTCACCCGCAGGGACACTCCCCCATCTCCAAGGGGACAGCCTGTCGGCAAGGAAACCATCCAGCAT gaggaggaggcagtgaCCTGCACACCAGACCGCCTGTTCAAGGTAGTGCTGGTGGGGAACTCCAGCGTGGGCAAGACCTGCCTGCTGCGCCGTTTCTGTGACAACTGTTTCCAACCGGGCACCATCGCCACCGTGG GCATTGACTACAGTGTGAAGACAATAACAGTGGAGAACAGCCAGGTGGCGCTGCAGATGTGGGACACAGCAGGACAGGAACG gtacCGCAGCATCACCAAGCAGTTCTTCCGCAAGGTGGACGGCGTGGTGGTCATGTATGACATCACCGCTGAGCAGAGCTTCACCGCAGTGAGGCAATGGCTGAGCAGCGTGCGG GAAGGGGCAGGAGACGGCATTCCCATCATGCTCCTGGGGAACAAAACAGACAGGCCAGGCGAAAGGGAGGTGGAGACTGGAGCGGGCGAGAGACTGGCCAAG GAATCCCACTTCATCTTCTACGAGTGCAGCGCCTTCTCTGGCCACAACGTCACAGAGTCCATGACTCACCTGGCTAT GATTctgaaggagcaggaggacagagagaaggagaagacaGTGCAGTTGGTGGGCGATGCCCCCAAAAAACGTTCCTGCTGCTCAAGACAGTAG